One genomic window of Quercus robur chromosome 6, dhQueRobu3.1, whole genome shotgun sequence includes the following:
- the LOC126732855 gene encoding U-box domain-containing protein 4-like, with product MEISLLKALLNNISSFFHLSSCDNINSEPVLKYYQKAEEILKLLKPILDAIVDSELASDEVVIKAFEELSQSVEELRELFENCQPLSSKVYFVLEIESLISKTRAAGLDIFQQLKSSHEHLPDELSSASLEHCVQKIKHKGYEPMSSVIKEAIMDQMRGVGPSSETLLKISESLSLKSNQKILIEAVALEKLKENAEQAEKAEEAEYIDQMVALVTHMHERLIMIKQSISSSPVPIPADFCCPLSLELMTDPVIVSSGQTYERAFIKKWIDLGLTVCPKTRQTLAHTNLIPNYTVKALIANWCESNNVKLPDPMKCTNLNQPSPPLGHTDSGATRESPVFPHSRVNQPISLESSRSMGSPGRNLISSGGVHQEDTSPLYPHSSSEGSLSGVAGNGQDLDMARISPTSSEDRSASSEERTMDAVGQPSTSPSGNEFSNATGAEQSAQSHNRTASASSVLSNENFTQETPGDANEASQITPNLTGYSSDASGEGKSEPLAAPLTLPQREPDFTSRLLETRPRNPSIWRRPSERFGPRMVSSPAIETRADLSGIETKVRKLVEDLKSSSVDTRRDATSEIRLLAKHNMDNRIVIANCGAIALLVNLLLSEDSRIQENAVTALLNLSIADNNKTAIANAGAIEPLIHVLTTGSPEAKENSAATLFSLSVIEDNKVKIGRSGAIGPLVDLLGNGTPRGKKDAATALFNLSIFHENKARIVEAGAVKYLVELMDPAAGMVDKAVAVLANLATIQEGRTAIGQEGGIPVLVEVVELGSARGKENAAAALLHLCQSSNRFCSLVLQEGAVPPLVALSQSGTPRAKEKAQALLSYFRSSRHGNAGRG from the exons ATGGAGATATCATTGTTAAAAGCCCTTCTTAATAACATATCATCATTTTTCCATTTATCTTCTTGTGACAATATAAACTCAGAACCAGTTCTGAAGTATTACCAAAAGGCCGAAGAGATATTGAAGTTGTTGAAGCCAATACTTGATGCGATTGTTGATTCTGAATTAGCTTCTGATGAAGTGGTTATCAAGGCATTTGAAGAACTAAGTCAATCTGTCGAAGAATTGAGAGAGCTCTTTGAAAACTGTCAACCATTGTCCAGTAAAGTTTATTTC GTTCTGGAAATTGAATCATTGATATCAAAGACTCGGGCTGCTGGTCTTGACATTTTTCAGCAGCTGAAGTCTTCACATGAACATCTTCCTGATGAATTGAGCTCAGCATCTCTTGAG CATTGTGTACAGAAAATTAAGCATAAGGGATATGAACCAATGTCATCTGTCATTAAAGAAGCTATAATGGATCAAATGAGGGGTGTTGGACCCAGCTCAGAGACCCTGTTGAAAATTTCAGAGAGCCTGAGCTTGAAATCAAACCAGAAGATTCTCATTGAGGCTGTAGCCCTTGAAAAGTTGAAAGAGAATGCTGAACAAGCCGAAAAGGCGGAGGAAGCTGAATATATTGATCAAATGGTAGCTCTTGTAACTCACATGCATGAGCGCCTTATTATGATAAAGCAATCCATAAGCAGTAGCCCAGTTCCAATACCTGCTGATTTCTGCTGTCCTCTCTCTCTCGAGCTGATGACAGATCCAGTGATTGTGTCATCAGGGCAAACCTATGAGAGGGCTTTCATCAAGAAATGGATTGATCTTGGTCTCACTGTCTGTCCTAAGACGAGACAGACTCTGGCGCACACCAATCTAATACCTAATTACACTGTAAAGGCGCTAATTGCAAACTGGTGTGAGTCAAACAATGTGAAGTTGCCTGATCCCATGAAGTGTACGAACTTAAACCAACCATCACCGCCTCTTGGGCACACAGACTCTGGTGCAACCAGGGAGTCACCTGTATTTCCTCATTCCAGGGTCAACCAGCCGATATCACTTGAGTCAAGCCGGTCTATGGGCTCACCTGGTAGGAACTTGATCTCGTCTGGTGGAGTCCATCAAGAGGACACTTCTCCTTTGTATCCTCATTCTTCATCAGAGGGTTCCTTGTCTGGTGTAGCTGGAAATGGGCAGGATTTGGATATGGCAAGAATATCACCAACAAGTTCTGAAGATAGGTCTGCAAGCTCAGAAGAAAGGACTATGGATGCAGTTGGCCAACCCAGTACATCACCTTCTGGAAATGAATTTTCCAATGCTACTGGAGCTGAACAGTCAGCTCAGAGCCATAATAGAACTGCCTCAGCCTCAAGTGTGCTTTCTAATGAAAATTTTACTCAAGAAACACCTGGAGATGCCAATGAAGCTTCACAGATAACACCCAATCTGACTGGCTACAGCAGTGATGCATCAGGAGAGGGGAAATCAGAGCCACTTGCTGCTCCCTTGACTTTGCCACAGAGAGAACCTGATTTCACTTCCAGATTGTTGGAGACAAGGCCTCGAAATCCATCAATCTGGCGGCGACCATCAGAGAGGTTTGGTCCAAGGATGGTTTCTTCTCCTGCTATTGAAACAAGAGCTGATCTTTCTGGTATTGAAACCAAAGTGCGGAAGCTAGTTGAGGACTTGAAAAGCTCTTCAGTTGATACTCGAAGAGATGCAACATCTGAGATACGGTTACTTGCCAAGCACAACATGGATAATCGGATTGTAATTGCTAACTGTGGGGCCATTGCTTTGTTGGTCAATTTGCTCCTCTCGGAAGACTCACGGATTCAGGAAAATGCTGTTACAGCACTTCTTAACTTATCAATCGCTGATAACAACAAAACTGCGATTGCTAATGCTGGTGCAATTGAACCTCTGATTCATGTTCTTACGACGGGGAGTCCTGAAGCAAAGGAGAACTCAGCTGCCACTCTCTTTAGTCTCTCGGTGATTGAGGATAACAAAGTCAAGATTGGAAGGTCTGGTGCAATTGGGCCTCTGGTTGATTTATTAGGGAATGGGACTCCTAGGGGGAAGAAGGATGCAGCCACAGCTTTGtttaatttatcaatatttCATGAAAACAAGGCCCGAATTGTGGAAGCTGGTGCCGTAAAATACCTTGTGGAGTTGATGGACCCAGCTGCTGGAATGGTTGACAAGGCTGTAGCTGTATTGGCAAATCTTGCTACAATTCAGGAGGGACGGACTGCTATTGGTCAGGAGGGCGGGATTCCTGTTCTGGTAGAAGTTGTTGAGTTGGGTTCTGCAAGAGGGAAGGAGAATGCAGCTGCTGCTCTTTTACATCTTTGTCAAAGCAGTAATAGATTTTGCAGTTTGGTGCTCCAAGAAGGAGCTGTCCCACCACTGGTGGCATTGTCACAGTCAGGCACCCCAAGGGCCAAAGAAAAG GCACAGGCGCTTCTTAGCTACTTTAGGAGCAGCAGACATGGTAATGCTGGGAGGGGCTGA
- the LOC126732856 gene encoding peamaclein-like has protein sequence MKPVVAILLLVSVFLSFSFLQFTMAESTTGDAPIPSFCDSKCGVRCANAGVKDRCIRYCGVCCQQCNCVPSGTYGNKSECPCYRDKLNSKGNPKCP, from the exons atgaagcctGTCGTTGCAATTTTGCTACTTGTGTCAGTGTTTCTAAGCTTCTCCTTCCTTCAGTTCACTATGGCTGAATCCACCACCGGGGATGCTCCAATTCCAA GTTTTTGTGACTCCAAATGCGGTGTGAGGTGTGCAAATGCAGGAGTGAAGGACCGTTGCATAAGGTATTGTGGAGTCTGCTGCCAACAGTGCAACTGTGTTCCTTCAGGGACATATGGAAACAAGTCTGAATGCCCTTGTTACAGAGACAAGTTGAACTCCAAGGGCAACCCTAAATGCCCTTGA